Sequence from the uncultured Draconibacterium sp. genome:
GAGGTAAAACCAATGGTAAATGTATGATTCCTTCAACTACTGACTTGCCAAAAAACCTTTTTCGTGCCAGAAACCAGCCCACGGCTATGGCCAGCGGCAAGGTTATACCAGCACAAATTAGGGCAACATATAACGATAATTGTATTGCCGACCACTCGCTTGCAGTATATGTAAAAAGCTCACTCAATCTTAAATCCGTGTTTTATCCAGATGTCTTTTGCTTCTTTCGAGGTCAGAAAATTATAAAAAAGCCTGGTTTGTTCGTTGTTTTTATTCTTTAAAATGGAGGCATAAAAACCAATTGGCGGGTGCAGCCCGTCAGGTACAATAGAAACGATCTTTACTTTTTTTGATTTCAATGCGTCGGTTTTATACACAATTCCCATTTCTACTTCGCCCAGTTCTACCACCATTAATGCTGAACGCACATCTTTTGCCGGCAAGATCCGATCGCTTAAAGCATCGGCATAATCACCGCTCTCAATTGCTTCCCAGGCATAGTCGCCTGCCGGTACATGTTTTGGGTCGCCAATTGACAGGCGTCCATTAAACTGTTCGGGAAAACGATCCAAAAATGTGATGGTATCGGTTTCACTATCGGAAGGAACGATCACCGCCATGGACGTTCCTACAACTTTCTCTTTTGACGCAGGAACAACCAAATCTAAATCGATCAGGTAGTCTACCCATTTTTCATTGGCAGAAATATAAACTGAAGGTTGTGCTCCCTGTTCAATTTGCCGGGCCAATGTTCCCGACGAGGCAAAATTCAGTTTAATATCAATGTCATTTTCTGCTTCGTAGATTTCGGCCAGCTCGGTTACCACATTTGTTAATCCTGCCCCACTAAAAACCAATAGCTCCGTTTGCTGCGATTTGTTTTTGTTGGTGCAAGCAAAAG
This genomic interval carries:
- the modA gene encoding molybdate ABC transporter substrate-binding protein, with translation MKKLIFYFIVFVMTFACTNKNKSQQTELLVFSGAGLTNVVTELAEIYEAENDIDIKLNFASSGTLARQIEQGAQPSVYISANEKWVDYLIDLDLVVPASKEKVVGTSMAVIVPSDSETDTITFLDRFPEQFNGRLSIGDPKHVPAGDYAWEAIESGDYADALSDRILPAKDVRSALMVVELGEVEMGIVYKTDALKSKKVKIVSIVPDGLHPPIGFYASILKNKNNEQTRLFYNFLTSKEAKDIWIKHGFKIE